From the genome of Gammaproteobacteria bacterium, one region includes:
- the rplU gene encoding 50S ribosomal protein L21, with protein sequence MYAVIITGGKQYRVAEGDTLKVEKLPAEEGATVTFDKVLLAGEGTDVKVGAPYLTGGAVTATVTAHGRHDKIRIIKFRRRKHHMKQQGHRQYYTELQITGISAG encoded by the coding sequence ATGTACGCGGTCATTATAACCGGTGGTAAGCAATATCGTGTGGCCGAAGGCGACACCCTGAAGGTCGAGAAGCTGCCCGCCGAGGAAGGCGCCACGGTGACCTTCGACAAGGTACTGCTGGCTGGCGAAGGCACTGATGTCAAGGTCGGCGCCCCGTATCTCACGGGCGGCGCCGTCACTGCCACCGTCACGGCGCACGGCCGTCACGACAAGATCCGGATCATCAAATTCCGCCGCCGCAAACACCACATGAAACAGCAGGGACACCGGCAGTATTACACCGAATTACAGATCACCGGCATCAGCGCCGGCTAA
- a CDS encoding D-tyrosyl-tRNA(Tyr) deacylase, translating into MIALLQRVAQAQVDVDGQTIARIGKGLLVFIGVERADGEAQSERLLERLLGYRVFADAAGKMNLSLRNIRGELLLVPQFTLAADTQKGLRPGFTPAADPAHGAHLFDYLLQQARGLHGKVESGLFGADMQVSLINDGPVTFLLRTNQVKEKCDDR; encoded by the coding sequence ATGATCGCCCTGTTGCAGCGCGTTGCGCAGGCGCAGGTTGATGTTGACGGACAAACCATCGCGCGCATCGGCAAAGGGCTGTTGGTGTTCATCGGCGTCGAACGCGCCGACGGCGAAGCACAGTCGGAGCGGTTGCTGGAACGTCTGCTTGGCTACCGCGTGTTTGCCGACGCCGCCGGGAAAATGAATCTCAGCCTGCGCAATATTCGGGGAGAGTTACTGCTCGTTCCGCAATTCACGCTCGCCGCCGATACGCAGAAAGGGCTGCGCCCCGGCTTTACCCCCGCCGCAGATCCTGCGCACGGCGCGCATCTGTTTGATTATCTACTGCAACAGGCCCGGGGCCTTCATGGTAAGGTAGAAAGCGGCCTATTCGGTGCGGACATGCAGGTGAGTCTGATCAACGACGGCCCGGTGACTTTTCTGCTACGTACTAATCAGGTAAAGGAGAAATGTGATGATCGGTAA
- the ispB gene encoding octaprenyl diphosphate synthase, whose protein sequence is MNLAPIQSLIAADMRAVDALVQQRLHSDVVLINQISHYIVNSGGKRLRPALVLLCARALGYEGAQHVALAAVIEFIHTATLLHDDVVDASELRRGRETANTVWGNEASVLVGDFLYSRSFEMMVEIGNLRVMEILAHATNVIAEGEVLQLLNCRDPETTEERYLQVIRYKTATLFEAAARLGAVLSGQAVSIEQALASYGLHLGTAFQLVDDALDYSGAAPQLGKNIGDDLAEGKPTLPLIHALRQGTPQQAAIIRQAIESGGAGDMAAVGLAIESTGAIAYTARLAREEADKAIEALAAVPSSPYRDALRALAEFSVNRTY, encoded by the coding sequence ATGAATTTAGCCCCTATTCAGTCCTTAATCGCTGCGGATATGCGCGCCGTGGATGCCTTGGTCCAGCAGCGCCTGCACTCGGATGTAGTACTCATCAACCAGATTAGCCACTACATCGTCAACAGCGGCGGCAAGCGGCTGCGCCCCGCGCTCGTGCTGCTCTGCGCCCGCGCCTTGGGCTATGAAGGTGCGCAGCACGTTGCCCTGGCGGCCGTCATTGAGTTCATCCACACCGCGACCTTGCTGCACGACGACGTGGTTGACGCCTCGGAACTGCGCCGCGGCCGTGAGACGGCCAATACGGTGTGGGGGAACGAGGCCAGCGTACTGGTCGGTGATTTTCTTTATTCACGCTCCTTTGAAATGATGGTCGAGATTGGCAATCTGCGCGTGATGGAAATCCTCGCTCATGCGACCAACGTCATTGCCGAGGGCGAGGTGTTGCAGTTGCTCAATTGCCGCGATCCCGAGACCACTGAAGAACGCTATTTGCAGGTCATCCGTTATAAAACGGCAACGCTGTTCGAGGCCGCGGCCCGGTTGGGGGCTGTGCTGAGCGGGCAGGCCGTATCGATCGAACAGGCTCTGGCGAGCTATGGGTTGCACCTCGGCACGGCCTTTCAGCTCGTGGATGATGCACTGGATTACAGCGGTGCGGCGCCGCAATTGGGCAAGAATATCGGCGACGATCTCGCCGAGGGTAAACCGACCCTGCCCTTGATCCACGCCCTGCGGCAGGGCACACCACAACAGGCTGCGATCATCCGTCAGGCGATCGAGAGCGGGGGGGCAGGGGACATGGCAGCGGTCGGTCTGGCCATTGAATCCACCGGCGCCATCGCGTACACTGCGCGCTTGGCTAGGGAAGAGGCGGATAAGGCGATTGAGGCCTTGGCGGCAGTGCCGTCTTCTCCCTACCGGGATGCGCTGCGCGCCCTGGCCGAATTTTCCGTAAATCGCACGTACTGA
- a CDS encoding PIN domain-containing protein — MSLADMERFLRRHKVVGLDSNILIYLIEAHPQYQDFCKKIFTSIESGRNLGICSTVSLLEILVQPYRKKDDETVNRCYGLLTTYPHLAWVELSVAIADLAAQLRAQYRLKTPDAIILATALDSGATGLIANDVQLKRVAELELLVLN, encoded by the coding sequence GTGAGCCTTGCCGATATGGAGCGATTTCTCCGGCGCCACAAGGTGGTCGGGCTCGACTCTAATATCCTGATTTATCTCATCGAAGCTCATCCGCAATACCAGGACTTCTGCAAAAAAATATTTACTTCGATAGAATCCGGCCGCAACCTCGGTATTTGCTCAACGGTTTCACTGCTTGAAATTCTGGTCCAGCCCTACCGCAAAAAGGATGATGAAACGGTAAACCGCTGTTACGGCTTACTGACCACCTACCCTCACCTTGCCTGGGTGGAGTTATCGGTTGCAATCGCCGATCTGGCCGCCCAACTGCGAGCTCAATACCGGCTAAAAACACCCGACGCAATCATATTGGCCACGGCCCTGGATTCCGGGGCAACGGGCTTGATCGCCAATGATGTTCAACTGAAGCGCGTCGCGGAACTGGAGTTATTGGTGCTGAACTAA
- a CDS encoding AbrB/MazE/SpoVT family DNA-binding domain-containing protein, with amino-acid sequence MTYLKLSSKNQIVLPKEARAAMQVKAGDRVLVVVKGKVTILMPKPKSYMQALAGIGKGMYPKNHLKRERRAW; translated from the coding sequence ATGACTTATTTAAAATTATCCTCCAAGAACCAGATCGTGCTCCCTAAGGAGGCGCGCGCCGCCATGCAGGTCAAGGCGGGCGACCGGGTACTGGTAGTGGTCAAAGGTAAAGTCACGATTTTAATGCCCAAGCCAAAAAGCTACATGCAAGCCTTGGCGGGCATCGGTAAGGGGATGTACCCGAAAAACCACCTCAAGCGCGAACGCCGCGCGTGGTGA
- the pip gene encoding prolyl aminopeptidase: protein MLTLYPDIKPYVQHSLAVDPQHVLHVEECGNPQGLPVLFVHGGPGAGCEPYHRRFFDPNVYRIILFDQRGCGRSVPHAELAGNNTQALVSDIERIRDHLGIERWVLFGGSWGSTLALVYAETHPERVLGLILRGIFLCRPREIRWFYQEGANHIFPDYWQDFLRPIPEKERDDLLHAYYRVLTGADEIARMAAAKAWSLWEGRTLTLLENRSVVDHFSDPRTALSLARIECHYFAHDSFLAPNQILRDAHRLHNIPGVIVHGRYDIVCPLESAWDLHKAWPQAEFKIIPNAGHAASEKGITDALMRAAEDMAQRLI, encoded by the coding sequence ATGCTTACTCTATACCCCGACATCAAACCTTACGTGCAGCACAGCCTGGCGGTGGACCCCCAGCATGTGCTCCACGTCGAAGAATGCGGCAATCCTCAGGGTTTACCGGTGTTGTTCGTGCATGGCGGGCCGGGCGCAGGTTGCGAACCGTATCATCGGCGGTTTTTTGATCCAAACGTCTACCGCATCATTTTATTCGACCAGCGTGGCTGCGGTCGTTCCGTTCCTCACGCGGAACTTGCAGGGAATAACACGCAAGCGCTGGTCTCGGATATCGAGCGTATACGCGATCATCTGGGCATCGAGCGCTGGGTGTTGTTCGGCGGTTCGTGGGGCTCGACGCTTGCTCTAGTCTATGCGGAGACGCATCCAGAACGTGTTTTAGGATTGATCTTGCGCGGTATTTTTTTGTGCCGTCCGCGCGAGATCCGGTGGTTTTATCAGGAAGGCGCCAACCACATCTTCCCCGATTACTGGCAGGATTTCTTACGCCCTATTCCCGAGAAAGAACGTGACGATTTGCTGCATGCTTACTATCGCGTGTTGACAGGAGCGGACGAAATCGCGCGCATGGCGGCGGCCAAGGCCTGGTCTTTGTGGGAAGGGCGCACCTTGACGCTGCTGGAGAATCGTTCCGTGGTGGATCATTTCAGCGATCCCAGGACGGCGCTCAGCCTGGCGCGCATCGAGTGTCATTATTTCGCGCATGACAGCTTCCTTGCGCCAAATCAGATATTGCGCGACGCGCATCGTTTACACAACATCCCCGGTGTGATCGTGCACGGCCGTTACGACATCGTCTGCCCGTTGGAGAGCGCTTGGGATTTGCACAAGGCCTGGCCGCAGGCGGAATTCAAGATTATCCCCAACGCCGGGCACGCCGCGAGCGAAAAGGGCATAACCGACGCCCTGATGCGGGCGGCGGAAGACATGGCGCAGCGCCTTATATGA
- the rpmA gene encoding 50S ribosomal protein L27, with the protein MAHKKAGGSTRNGRDSQSKRLGVKCFGGEQVIAGNIIIRQRGTQVHAGVNVGLGNDHTLYAKADGKVLFHRKGPKHRKYVSIVAG; encoded by the coding sequence ATGGCACATAAAAAGGCAGGCGGCAGTACCCGCAACGGGCGCGATTCCCAATCCAAACGGCTGGGCGTAAAGTGCTTCGGCGGCGAGCAGGTCATCGCGGGCAACATCATCATACGGCAACGCGGCACTCAAGTTCATGCCGGCGTCAATGTGGGTCTGGGCAATGACCACACTCTCTACGCCAAGGCCGACGGCAAGGTGCTGTTCCACCGCAAGGGTCCGAAACACCGCAAATACGTAAGCATCGTTGCCGGTTAA
- the thiC gene encoding phosphomethylpyrimidine synthase ThiC: MSAAPEKILSKTVTLDKAVTQPFPNSRKVYIPGSRADIRVPMREVTLAPTPASFGAESNPPVYVYDTSGPYTDPDALIDLRHGLPALREAWIVQRNDTEVLPEISSRYGRERARNPKLAHLRFAHIRKPRCAKPGMNVTQMHYARQGVITPEMEYIAIRENQRLELAREQALGQHEGESFGASIPQRITPEFVRDEVARGRAIIPANINHPELEPMIIGRNFLVKINANIGNSALSSGIEEEVEKMVWATRWGGDTVMDLSTGKNIHETREWIIRNSPVPIGTVPIYQALEKVDGKAEDLTWEIFRDTLIEQAEQGVDYFTIHAGVRLAHIPLTAKRVTGIVSRGGSILAKWCLAHHKENFLYTHFEDICEIMKAYDVSFSLGDGLRPGSIADANDEAQFAELRTLGELTKIAWKHDVQTMIEGPGHVPMHLIKINMEEQLKHCHEAPFYTLGPLTTDIAPGYDHITSGIGAAMIGWYGCAMLCYVTPKEHLGLPDKNDVREGIITYKIAAHAADLAKGHPGAQLRDNALSKARFEFRWQDQFNLGLDPDKAREFHDETLPKESAKLAHFCSMCGPHFCSMKITQDVRDYAAQQGIQDAEQALETGMQEKAREFTAQGGDVYRKI, translated from the coding sequence ATGAGCGCAGCGCCTGAAAAAATCTTAAGCAAGACCGTCACGTTGGACAAAGCGGTCACCCAGCCGTTTCCGAATTCGCGCAAAGTGTACATACCCGGTAGCCGGGCCGACATCCGCGTGCCCATGCGCGAGGTGACGCTCGCGCCCACGCCCGCGAGTTTCGGCGCCGAGTCCAATCCGCCGGTGTATGTGTACGACACCTCCGGCCCGTATACCGATCCGGACGCGTTGATTGATCTACGCCACGGCCTGCCCGCGTTGCGTGAGGCATGGATCGTGCAGCGCAATGATACCGAGGTGCTGCCGGAGATAAGCTCGCGCTACGGGCGAGAGAGGGCGCGCAACCCCAAGCTCGCCCACCTGCGCTTCGCGCACATCCGCAAGCCGCGCTGCGCCAAGCCGGGCATGAACGTCACGCAGATGCATTACGCGCGTCAAGGCGTTATCACGCCCGAGATGGAATACATCGCCATACGGGAAAACCAGCGCCTGGAGCTTGCGCGCGAGCAGGCCCTCGGCCAGCACGAGGGCGAATCATTCGGCGCCAGCATCCCACAGCGCATCACGCCGGAATTCGTGCGCGACGAAGTCGCGCGCGGGCGCGCCATCATCCCCGCCAACATCAATCACCCGGAACTGGAGCCGATGATCATCGGCAGAAATTTTCTGGTCAAGATCAACGCCAACATCGGCAACTCCGCGCTCAGTTCCGGCATCGAAGAAGAAGTGGAAAAAATGGTGTGGGCCACGCGCTGGGGCGGCGACACGGTGATGGATTTGTCTACCGGGAAAAATATCCACGAGACGCGCGAGTGGATTATCAGGAATTCGCCCGTGCCCATCGGCACCGTACCCATCTATCAAGCGCTGGAAAAAGTGGACGGCAAGGCCGAGGATCTCACTTGGGAGATTTTCCGCGACACGCTCATCGAGCAGGCCGAGCAGGGCGTGGACTATTTCACCATTCACGCCGGTGTCAGGCTGGCCCACATACCGCTCACCGCCAAGCGCGTCACCGGCATCGTGTCACGCGGTGGCTCGATTCTGGCCAAGTGGTGTCTCGCGCATCACAAGGAAAATTTCCTCTACACCCACTTTGAGGACATCTGCGAGATCATGAAGGCCTACGACGTGAGCTTCTCGCTCGGCGACGGCCTGCGTCCCGGCTCCATCGCCGACGCGAATGACGAAGCGCAGTTCGCCGAACTGAGAACCTTGGGCGAGTTGACCAAGATCGCCTGGAAGCACGACGTGCAAACCATGATCGAAGGCCCCGGCCACGTGCCCATGCACCTCATCAAGATCAATATGGAAGAGCAGCTCAAGCACTGCCACGAAGCGCCATTTTACACCCTGGGGCCGCTCACCACCGACATTGCACCGGGTTACGATCACATCACCTCCGGCATCGGTGCGGCGATGATAGGCTGGTACGGCTGCGCCATGCTGTGTTACGTTACGCCCAAGGAGCATCTTGGCCTGCCGGACAAAAACGACGTGCGCGAAGGCATCATCACCTACAAGATCGCCGCCCACGCCGCCGATCTTGCCAAGGGCCACCCCGGCGCGCAGTTACGCGACAACGCATTGTCCAAGGCGCGCTTCGAGTTCCGCTGGCAAGACCAGTTCAACCTCGGCCTCGACCCGGACAAGGCGCGCGAATTCCACGACGAAACGTTACCCAAAGAATCCGCCAAGCTCGCCCACTTCTGCTCCATGTGCGGCCCGCACTTCTGCTCCATGAAAATCACCCAGGACGTGCGTGATTATGCGGCGCAACAGGGAATACAAGACGCCGAGCAAGCGCTGGAAACGGGTATGCAGGAAAAGGCGCGGGAGTTTACCGCTCAGGGCGGAGACGTGTATCGAAAGATATAA